One region of Chryseobacterium sp. C-71 genomic DNA includes:
- a CDS encoding DEAD/DEAH box helicase, which translates to MLFESLGLSSNIIHSVKKLGYLKPFPIQEQAIPVILQGKDLMGIAQTGSGKTACFVMPILEKLQNADVKKDRNVQVLILVPTRELAIQIDEVFRAFTENLKREIRTMAVYGGVSINPQMKGMFGVEVLIATPGRLLDLIDHNALSISGIQHLVIDEADKMFQLGFGEEMDKLFGMMPVMKQTTLFSATLDEKVSEMKKRISMNPILIEIKKEEVEIDNIEQMAYHVSPENKGPFLRYLIKEKKVEKALIFVSSTKSADNLVEKLKKNKIKAVAIHSQKSQGARRNNLEEFKVNGAQILVATDLIGRGIHIESLPCVINYELPRSPLDYIHRIGRTGRAGEKGTAINILTDDELQHFRVIQKKMGKKITLQRTEGIDLHGY; encoded by the coding sequence ATGTTATTTGAGTCTTTAGGATTATCAAGCAATATCATTCATTCTGTTAAAAAGTTAGGGTATTTAAAACCATTTCCAATTCAGGAACAGGCTATTCCTGTAATTTTACAAGGAAAAGATTTGATGGGAATTGCTCAAACAGGTTCCGGAAAAACAGCTTGTTTTGTAATGCCGATTTTAGAGAAACTGCAAAATGCAGACGTGAAAAAAGATCGTAACGTTCAGGTTTTGATATTGGTTCCTACAAGAGAATTGGCGATTCAGATTGATGAAGTTTTCAGAGCTTTTACAGAAAACTTGAAACGTGAGATTCGTACAATGGCAGTGTATGGAGGTGTTTCTATCAACCCACAGATGAAAGGAATGTTTGGTGTAGAGGTTCTTATTGCAACACCTGGTCGTCTTTTAGATTTGATCGATCATAATGCATTGAGCATTTCGGGAATTCAACATTTGGTGATTGATGAAGCCGACAAAATGTTTCAGCTTGGTTTTGGAGAAGAGATGGATAAGCTTTTCGGAATGATGCCTGTGATGAAACAGACGACGTTATTTTCTGCAACGTTAGATGAAAAGGTTTCTGAGATGAAGAAACGTATTTCAATGAATCCCATATTGATTGAAATTAAAAAAGAAGAAGTTGAAATCGACAATATTGAGCAAATGGCATATCACGTTTCGCCTGAAAATAAAGGTCCATTTTTAAGATATTTAATTAAAGAAAAGAAAGTTGAGAAAGCACTGATTTTTGTCTCATCTACAAAATCTGCTGACAATTTGGTTGAAAAACTAAAGAAAAATAAAATTAAAGCTGTTGCTATTCACAGTCAGAAATCGCAGGGTGCGCGTAGAAATAATCTGGAAGAATTTAAAGTGAATGGCGCTCAGATTTTGGTCGCAACAGATTTGATTGGTCGTGGTATTCATATCGAGTCTTTGCCTTGTGTGATTAATTATGAATTGCCGCGTTCGCCTTTAGATTATATTCACAGAATTGGTAGGACAGGTCGTGCAGGCGAAAAAGGAACTGCCATCAATATTCTGACGGATGATGAATTGCAACATTTTCGAGTGATTCAGAAAAAAATGGGAAAGAAAATCACTTTACAGCGTACAGAAGGTATTGATTTACATGGTTATTAA
- a CDS encoding YfiT family bacillithiol transferase, translating to MDNLEHKKFPIGKFQENNTSCDIELESHIKVIKNFPEKLKKLIEDFSDEQLDTPYREGGWTVRQLVNHLADSHANSFIRFKLALTEQNPTIKPYDEAKWAELQDSISMPVKPAMKMLKGIHQRWYVLLKTMTNKQFEKTFRHPEKENDYNLRYFLAFYAWHCNHHFAHIENLKNEKAW from the coding sequence ATGGATAATTTAGAGCATAAAAAATTCCCCATCGGAAAATTTCAGGAAAATAATACCAGTTGCGACATTGAGCTGGAAAGCCATATTAAAGTCATCAAAAATTTCCCTGAAAAACTAAAAAAACTGATTGAAGATTTTTCAGATGAGCAATTAGACACACCATACAGAGAAGGTGGCTGGACGGTAAGACAACTTGTGAATCATCTGGCAGACAGTCATGCGAACAGTTTTATTCGTTTTAAATTAGCTTTAACAGAACAAAATCCAACGATAAAACCTTACGATGAAGCAAAGTGGGCAGAACTTCAGGACAGCATAAGCATGCCGGTAAAACCAGCGATGAAAATGTTGAAAGGTATTCATCAAAGATGGTATGTCTTATTAAAAACAATGACCAATAAGCAGTTTGAAAAAACCTTCCGTCATCCTGAAAAGGAAAATGACTATAATCTCAGATATTTTTTGGCTTTTTACGCTTGGCATTGCAATCATCACTTTGCACACATTGAAAACTTAAAGAACGAAAAAGCTTGGTAA
- a CDS encoding DUF1569 domain-containing protein has protein sequence MVKKSLHNSNDFNEIISRISLLSENSHRKWGRMNVAQMLTHCELILKVPLKKVHLSKPNFIFRAIGILTKKEIQIFNNGIPHNMPSFQKLIVNFECDFEGAKNNLLNTLNEYVKAYENHNLPNDHALFGTMKEKDWGFMEYKHLNHHLKQFNV, from the coding sequence TTGGTAAAAAAAAGTCTTCATAACAGCAATGATTTTAATGAAATTATCTCAAGAATCTCACTGCTTTCCGAAAATTCTCATAGAAAATGGGGTAGGATGAACGTTGCACAAATGCTCACTCATTGCGAATTGATTTTAAAAGTTCCATTGAAAAAAGTTCATCTTTCTAAGCCAAATTTTATATTCAGAGCAATAGGAATTTTAACTAAAAAAGAAATTCAGATTTTCAATAACGGAATTCCGCATAATATGCCGAGTTTTCAAAAACTAATCGTTAATTTTGAGTGTGATTTTGAGGGAGCAAAAAATAATCTTTTGAACACGCTAAACGAATACGTAAAAGCTTATGAAAATCATAATTTGCCCAATGATCACGCACTTTTTGGAACGATGAAAGAAAAGGATTGGGGTTTTATGGAATATAAACATCTCAATCACCATTTAAAACAATTTAATGTATGA
- the ytxJ gene encoding bacillithiol system redox-active protein YtxJ, whose product MSFLDKIFGGKTEENKSKSFWNLIESEKDLEEAIKKSYSGKIAIFKHSTSCFISKTVLKNFEKEIEEAQEHGATLYFLDLLAHRNISNKIAEDFGIRHESPQLIVIENGDEINNASHQDITLSQITS is encoded by the coding sequence ATGAGTTTTTTAGATAAAATATTTGGCGGAAAGACAGAAGAAAATAAGTCAAAATCTTTTTGGAATTTAATAGAATCTGAAAAAGATTTGGAAGAAGCTATTAAAAAATCGTATTCTGGAAAAATTGCGATTTTCAAACATTCTACGAGCTGTTTTATCAGTAAAACGGTTTTGAAAAATTTTGAAAAAGAAATTGAAGAAGCTCAGGAACATGGCGCTACCCTTTACTTTTTAGACCTTTTGGCGCACAGAAATATTTCGAATAAAATCGCAGAAGATTTCGGGATAAGACATGAAAGTCCGCAATTGATTGTCATCGAAAATGGTGACGAAATCAATAATGCATCACATCAGGATATCACTTTAAGCCAGATCACCTCATGA
- a CDS encoding Crp/Fnr family transcriptional regulator yields the protein MSNMTNYLAKVLEVPAERLSLCSVQYETKKVSKGELLLQYGEVCRNTFFVEKGLLRMFSIDKNGKEHIIQFAPENWLIGDRSSLYFSEKSNYYIEAVEDSEVSVLQRDFFNRLLEEFPNSIEKNDLVLQKHVKSLQDRINSLLGETAEERYLKFIKMYPDLLLRVPQWMVASYLGITPESLSRVRKELARKNFITD from the coding sequence ATGAGTAATATGACCAATTATTTAGCAAAAGTTTTAGAGGTTCCAGCAGAACGATTAAGCCTTTGCAGTGTACAATACGAAACAAAAAAAGTTTCTAAAGGTGAGCTTTTGTTGCAATACGGTGAAGTTTGCCGCAATACATTTTTCGTAGAAAAAGGACTTTTAAGAATGTTTTCTATTGATAAAAACGGAAAAGAGCACATTATTCAGTTTGCTCCTGAAAACTGGTTGATTGGCGACCGAAGCAGTCTTTATTTCAGTGAAAAATCAAACTATTATATTGAAGCAGTAGAAGATTCTGAAGTTTCAGTTTTGCAGCGTGATTTTTTTAATAGATTATTAGAAGAGTTTCCAAACAGCATAGAAAAAAATGATTTAGTCCTCCAAAAACATGTGAAAAGTTTACAAGACAGAATCAATTCTTTATTGGGTGAAACAGCAGAAGAAAGATATTTAAAATTCATCAAAATGTATCCTGATCTGCTTCTCAGAGTTCCACAGTGGATGGTGGCATCATATTTAGGAATCACACCTGAAAGCTTAAGCCGTGTGAGAAAAGAGTTGGCGAGAAAAAATTTTATAACTGATTAG
- a CDS encoding pyridoxamine 5'-phosphate oxidase family protein: MSTENLTHLEAIKKIKELSEKARICMFATDLETLPITSRPMGLQETDDEGNLWFISSEASNKNFEIRDDRRVQLFFMNNSNSEYLSIYGEASIYKDKTTIEEKWSAMANAWFDGKEDPNVSIIRVEPKESYYWDTKAGKLVSMLSFVAAAVTGNKTDNSDGVEGNATI; the protein is encoded by the coding sequence ATGTCAACAGAAAATCTAACGCACCTTGAGGCGATTAAAAAAATTAAAGAACTTTCAGAAAAGGCAAGAATTTGTATGTTTGCTACAGATCTTGAAACTTTACCGATTACTTCAAGACCAATGGGGCTTCAGGAAACTGATGATGAAGGTAATCTTTGGTTTATCAGCAGCGAAGCAAGTAACAAGAATTTTGAAATCAGAGATGACCGAAGAGTACAGCTTTTCTTTATGAATAACAGCAATTCTGAATACTTATCAATCTACGGAGAAGCTTCAATTTATAAAGATAAAACCACCATCGAAGAAAAATGGTCAGCAATGGCAAATGCATGGTTTGACGGTAAAGAAGACCCAAATGTATCAATCATCCGAGTAGAACCTAAAGAAAGTTATTATTGGGATACCAAAGCAGGAAAATTGGTAAGTATGCTAAGTTTTGTGGCTGCAGCAGTGACCGGAAATAAAACTGATAATTCAGACGGAGTTGAAGGAAACGCAACGATTTAG
- a CDS encoding Crp/Fnr family transcriptional regulator, whose amino-acid sequence MKTISCTKLDEDLLKAFGGEIKSYKEGEKFFQQGEIPLYYFQIVEGKVKENNQDDEGREFIHNILGAGQSFGDSMLFIDKRYPINAEAITDCRVIKLAKPNFLNLIEKHPETSVQINSCMSQRMHYQFIMMQNLASNDPVIRLTGLLEYLKSFHSDDIPLSFQVQLTRQQIANLTGLRVETVIRTIKKMEKDFTVKIDNRKIFF is encoded by the coding sequence ATGAAAACTATTAGCTGTACTAAATTAGATGAAGATCTTTTAAAGGCTTTCGGAGGTGAAATAAAATCATACAAAGAGGGTGAAAAGTTTTTTCAACAAGGTGAAATTCCTTTGTATTATTTTCAAATTGTAGAAGGAAAAGTGAAGGAAAATAATCAGGATGATGAAGGTAGAGAATTTATACACAATATTTTAGGCGCGGGTCAAAGCTTTGGAGATTCTATGTTATTTATTGACAAAAGATACCCGATCAATGCTGAAGCAATCACAGACTGCAGAGTGATAAAATTGGCTAAACCTAATTTTTTGAATCTTATTGAGAAACATCCGGAAACATCTGTTCAGATTAATTCTTGCATGTCCCAAAGAATGCATTATCAATTTATTATGATGCAAAATCTAGCTTCGAATGATCCTGTTATAAGATTGACAGGTTTATTAGAATATTTAAAAAGTTTTCACAGTGACGATATTCCTTTATCATTTCAGGTTCAGTTGACTCGACAGCAGATTGCCAATCTTACAGGACTTCGTGTAGAAACGGTTATCAGAACTATAAAAAAAATGGAAAAAGATTTTACCGTGAAAATTGACAATAGAAAAATTTTCTTTTAA
- a CDS encoding SDR family oxidoreductase: MQLENKSVLITGADSGIGKAVALLFAKEGANVSIMFHSDEEGAAKVMNEIISLGRKSIILQGDINDSDFCNKAVEKTVSEFGKLDILINNAGTQFPCDSIENLEEENIRTTFNSNIIGMILLTKAAFPSLKEGGSVINTTSATAYQGHAELLDYSATKGAIVSFTRSLALQAKPKGIRVNAVAPGPVATPLTKETFGEDEEDQSKPPLQRNATEEEIAASFLFLASDQAVQITGQVLHPNGGLIVNG; encoded by the coding sequence ATGCAGTTAGAAAACAAATCGGTACTCATCACAGGAGCCGACAGCGGAATAGGAAAAGCAGTAGCATTACTTTTTGCTAAAGAAGGTGCCAATGTTTCAATTATGTTTCATTCGGATGAAGAGGGTGCTGCAAAAGTGATGAATGAAATTATTTCTTTAGGAAGAAAGTCAATCATTTTACAAGGCGATATCAATGACTCAGATTTTTGTAACAAAGCAGTTGAAAAAACAGTTTCAGAGTTCGGAAAATTAGATATTTTAATCAATAATGCAGGAACTCAATTTCCATGTGATAGTATTGAAAATTTGGAGGAAGAAAACATTCGTACAACTTTTAATTCAAATATCATCGGGATGATTTTATTGACCAAAGCTGCGTTTCCATCTTTAAAAGAGGGCGGGTCTGTAATCAATACTACTTCTGCTACAGCTTATCAAGGTCATGCAGAGCTATTAGATTATTCGGCAACGAAAGGAGCAATTGTCTCATTCACAAGATCATTGGCATTACAGGCTAAACCCAAAGGAATTCGGGTAAACGCTGTGGCACCAGGACCAGTAGCGACGCCACTTACTAAAGAAACTTTCGGCGAAGATGAAGAAGATCAATCTAAACCACCACTACAAAGAAATGCAACTGAAGAAGAAATTGCTGCAAGTTTTCTTTTTCTCGCATCAGATCAGGCCGTGCAGATCACAGGACAGGTTTTGCATCCCAACGGCGGATTGATTGTAAACGGATAA
- a CDS encoding Crp/Fnr family transcriptional regulator, protein MINEDLLFSNGAELKNFKANEIIFAEGDTPSYYFQITKGKVKINNFNDQGKEFIQGIISKGGSLVPTAFFTAKPYPLNAVAIEDCIVIRLPKHNYLQLLKQNPELYETTLNFISENMYYKYIMMQSMSFQNPENKLKTLMNYLKNQHYDQSQYSFQIPYTRQQLASLTGLSVETVIRVTKNMEKNEILKIQNRKIFF, encoded by the coding sequence ATGATTAATGAAGATCTACTGTTTTCTAATGGTGCAGAATTAAAAAATTTCAAAGCAAACGAGATAATTTTTGCTGAAGGCGACACGCCTTCCTATTATTTTCAGATTACAAAAGGTAAAGTGAAAATAAACAACTTCAACGACCAAGGAAAAGAGTTTATTCAGGGTATTATTTCTAAAGGCGGAAGTTTGGTGCCAACTGCCTTCTTTACAGCAAAACCTTATCCTTTGAATGCTGTTGCCATTGAAGATTGTATAGTAATCAGATTACCAAAACATAATTATCTGCAGCTTTTAAAACAAAATCCTGAATTGTATGAAACTACTTTGAATTTCATTTCAGAAAATATGTATTACAAATACATTATGATGCAAAGCATGTCATTTCAAAATCCTGAAAATAAGCTTAAAACGTTGATGAATTATCTTAAAAATCAACATTATGATCAGTCGCAATATTCATTTCAAATTCCATATACTCGCCAGCAATTGGCTTCTCTCACCGGATTAAGCGTCGAAACCGTCATCAGAGTCACAAAAAATATGGAGAAGAACGAAATTTTAAAAATACAAAACAGGAAAATATTTTTTTAA
- the pdeM gene encoding ligase-associated DNA damage response endonuclease PdeM produces MKIATKDITIQNEIFTLTNQRALYWEKEKALIFSDLHIGKTAHFRKNGIALANHIMKNDLERLSILIENFQPEKFIIVGDLLHAGNNSDVDEFCAWQNQYPDIKFILVEGNHDKISKTLEKKLCLDSRSASLEIEDIAFVHDFDRSNPKFQITGHIHPGFVINSPVKKIKLPCFAQTSKQLLLPAFSEFTGLDTKNIPKKGMYFVFTDSEIYEI; encoded by the coding sequence ATGAAGATAGCGACCAAAGACATAACCATTCAAAATGAAATCTTCACTTTAACCAACCAAAGAGCTTTGTATTGGGAAAAGGAAAAGGCGTTGATTTTTTCAGATTTACACATCGGAAAAACCGCTCATTTTCGTAAAAACGGAATTGCTTTAGCGAATCATATTATGAAAAATGATTTGGAGCGTTTATCCATTTTAATTGAGAACTTCCAGCCTGAAAAATTCATTATCGTTGGTGATTTATTGCATGCAGGAAACAATTCAGATGTTGATGAATTCTGTGCTTGGCAAAATCAATATCCTGATATTAAATTCATTTTAGTAGAAGGAAATCACGATAAGATCTCGAAAACATTAGAAAAAAAATTATGTTTGGATTCACGAAGTGCTTCGTTAGAAATTGAAGATATTGCTTTCGTTCACGATTTTGATCGTTCAAATCCTAAGTTTCAAATCACAGGACATATTCATCCAGGATTTGTTATCAATTCTCCAGTTAAGAAAATTAAACTACCCTGTTTTGCTCAAACTTCAAAGCAATTGTTGTTGCCTGCGTTCAGCGAATTCACAGGTCTGGATACAAAAAACATCCCTAAAAAAGGAATGTATTTTGTTTTTACAGATTCTGAAATTTATGAGATTTAG
- a CDS encoding ligase-associated DNA damage response DEXH box helicase: MMEKGNSPFKFQVDTWKKFGSGYSGMVVAPTGFGKTFSVFLALISDFLTNPDKYKKGLKMIWITPLRSLSKDIAKAMQEAIDEIGLDLAVGVRNGDTDPKVRQQQVKNMPEILVVTPESLHLLLAQKNHQRFFTNMHCVAVDEWHELLGSKRGVMVELGISQLFHYVPKLKIWGITATIGNLNEAQDVLIPYDIKKTKITAKELKKIDIISVFPDEVELLPWAGHLGQKLADKVVPIILESKSTIVFTNTRSQSEMWYQLLLNAYPDFAGQIAIHHSSIDAHLRIWIEENLSSGKLKAVVSTSSLDLGIDFKPVDTVIQIGSAKGVARFLQRAGRSGHSPFETSKIFCVPTHSLELIEVAALKEAVKQKVIEPREPVVLCFDVLVQFLMTLAVGDGFFPDEVYERIKKVYTFQEIRDEEWKAMIDFLTIGGSALKSYEEYHKVVVMEDGLHKVTSRKIAMLHRMNMGAIVSDAMLKVKFISGGYIGMVEEYFISRLKKEEKFILAGRVLEVAMIKDMTVFVRASKGKAQAPSYLGGRLPLSSNLGHFLREKLSGALNPKASEKELKFLHPLLANQEKRSHIPKDDEFLIELIKNREGYHLFMYPFEGRLVHEVMAALIAYRISKLAPISFSMAMNDYGFELFSDKEIPLNEDNLDKILTRDNLMVDVISSINSAEMARRKFRDIAVISGMVVQNFPGQQRSNKALQSSAGLIFKVLEDYDPNHFLVRQAYTEVFNMQLQEQRLVEAFKRIEKSKFILKYSNKFTPLSFPIKVDSLRQTLTSENLDARIQKLIKQSGRNIKDE; this comes from the coding sequence ATGATGGAAAAAGGCAATTCCCCATTCAAATTTCAGGTGGATACCTGGAAGAAATTTGGCAGTGGCTACAGCGGAATGGTGGTAGCTCCGACCGGTTTTGGGAAGACTTTTTCTGTGTTTTTAGCTTTAATTTCAGATTTTCTGACGAATCCTGATAAGTATAAGAAAGGGCTGAAAATGATTTGGATTACGCCACTTCGTTCTTTATCCAAAGATATTGCCAAAGCAATGCAGGAAGCAATTGACGAGATTGGACTAGACTTGGCAGTCGGCGTAAGAAATGGCGACACCGACCCGAAAGTCCGTCAACAGCAGGTCAAAAATATGCCTGAAATTCTGGTCGTAACTCCAGAAAGTCTGCACTTGCTTTTGGCTCAGAAAAATCATCAGCGATTCTTTACCAATATGCATTGCGTTGCGGTGGATGAATGGCACGAATTGTTGGGTTCAAAACGTGGTGTGATGGTCGAACTGGGAATTTCACAACTCTTTCATTATGTTCCGAAACTTAAAATCTGGGGAATTACGGCAACTATAGGAAATCTCAATGAAGCGCAGGATGTTTTGATTCCTTATGACATTAAGAAAACAAAAATTACAGCTAAAGAACTCAAGAAAATTGATATTATTTCGGTTTTCCCAGATGAAGTCGAACTTTTGCCTTGGGCAGGACATCTCGGACAGAAATTAGCAGACAAAGTTGTTCCAATAATTTTGGAGTCAAAATCGACCATTGTTTTTACGAATACACGAAGTCAGAGCGAAATGTGGTATCAGCTTTTACTGAATGCATACCCCGATTTTGCCGGACAAATCGCCATTCATCACAGTTCAATTGATGCGCATTTGAGAATCTGGATCGAAGAAAATTTAAGTTCAGGAAAATTAAAAGCGGTTGTTTCCACTTCGTCTTTGGATTTGGGAATCGACTTTAAACCTGTTGATACGGTCATTCAAATTGGTTCTGCGAAAGGTGTTGCGAGATTTCTGCAACGTGCAGGACGAAGTGGCCACTCCCCTTTTGAGACCTCAAAAATCTTCTGCGTTCCTACGCATTCTTTGGAATTGATTGAAGTTGCCGCACTAAAAGAAGCTGTAAAACAAAAAGTTATTGAACCTCGTGAACCAGTGGTTTTGTGCTTTGATGTCTTGGTTCAGTTCCTGATGACTTTGGCGGTTGGCGACGGATTCTTTCCCGATGAAGTTTACGAAAGAATCAAAAAAGTTTATACGTTTCAAGAGATTAGGGATGAAGAATGGAAAGCGATGATAGATTTTCTAACGATTGGCGGAAGCGCGTTGAAAAGCTACGAAGAATACCATAAAGTTGTTGTGATGGAAGATGGTTTGCACAAAGTGACTTCCCGAAAAATTGCAATGCTCCATCGAATGAATATGGGCGCCATTGTCAGCGATGCTATGTTAAAAGTTAAATTTATTTCCGGTGGTTATATCGGGATGGTTGAGGAATATTTTATTTCAAGATTGAAAAAAGAAGAAAAATTTATTTTAGCGGGTAGAGTTTTGGAAGTGGCGATGATTAAAGATATGACGGTTTTCGTTCGGGCTTCCAAAGGAAAAGCGCAAGCGCCGAGTTACTTGGGTGGACGATTGCCTTTAAGTTCAAATTTGGGTCATTTTTTACGAGAAAAATTGTCCGGAGCGTTGAATCCGAAAGCTTCTGAGAAGGAACTGAAATTTCTACATCCGCTTTTGGCCAATCAGGAAAAGCGTTCACACATTCCGAAAGATGATGAATTTTTGATTGAACTCATTAAAAACCGTGAAGGCTATCATTTGTTTATGTATCCTTTTGAAGGCCGTTTGGTACACGAAGTGATGGCAGCGTTGATTGCCTACCGAATTTCCAAACTGGCTCCAATTTCCTTTTCAATGGCGATGAATGATTACGGTTTTGAACTGTTCAGCGATAAAGAAATTCCGCTGAATGAGGATAATTTAGATAAAATTCTGACGAGAGATAATCTGATGGTTGATGTGATTTCGAGTATTAATTCGGCCGAAATGGCGAGACGTAAATTCAGAGATATTGCGGTAATTTCAGGAATGGTTGTGCAGAATTTCCCTGGACAGCAACGTTCCAATAAAGCTTTGCAAAGTTCAGCCGGATTGATTTTCAAAGTATTGGAAGATTACGATCCGAATCATTTTTTGGTAAGGCAGGCTTATACGGAAGTTTTCAATATGCAATTGCAGGAACAACGTTTAGTAGAAGCTTTTAAACGAATTGAGAAATCGAAGTTTATTTTAAAATATTCCAATAAATTTACGCCTTTGAGTTTCCCGATTAAGGTCGACAGTTTACGGCAGACTCTGACGAGTGAAAATCTCGATGCGAGAATTCAGAAATTAATTAAACAATCCGGAAGAAATATTAAAGATGAATAA
- a CDS encoding HNH endonuclease has translation MIYLKFNKKAFEFHTEKVQNIFDEILDKGYIKRGRPSLNIHLNKDFLDFLHNNATDLISGKPKRLLEINKVYENIILSDSEKDYIKNFFLQTGYGGFQKKYGKEFLDLIGVDTCVYCNRNYTINITKNHSRAELDHWFPKTQFPLLSLSFYNLIPSCHSCNHIKGNPKIDWDNALNEYIHPYFKENNEGFSFDFFYNKSLDRLNVETKSFKKNIKTDKTLNFNKTKEIYNSHSEKELRDLVNLRYKYSKNYIKILTENTFENLKISKDEIYRTIFGIEINENDYHKRPFSKFKKDIIDKLLRIDKNLLD, from the coding sequence ATGATTTATTTAAAATTTAATAAAAAAGCATTTGAATTTCATACAGAAAAAGTTCAAAATATTTTTGATGAAATATTAGATAAAGGCTACATAAAAAGAGGTAGACCATCCTTAAATATACATTTAAATAAAGATTTTTTGGATTTTCTACATAATAATGCTACAGATTTAATTTCAGGAAAACCAAAAAGATTATTAGAAATTAATAAGGTATATGAAAATATTATTCTAAGTGATTCAGAGAAAGACTATATTAAAAATTTCTTTTTGCAGACGGGTTATGGTGGTTTTCAAAAAAAATATGGAAAAGAGTTTTTAGATTTAATAGGAGTTGATACTTGCGTCTATTGTAATAGAAATTATACAATTAATATAACAAAAAATCACTCTAGAGCAGAGCTTGACCATTGGTTTCCTAAAACACAGTTTCCTTTATTATCATTATCATTTTATAATTTAATCCCAAGTTGTCATTCTTGCAATCATATAAAAGGAAATCCAAAAATTGATTGGGACAATGCATTAAATGAATATATTCATCCTTATTTTAAAGAAAATAATGAGGGATTTAGTTTTGACTTTTTTTATAATAAATCTTTAGATAGATTAAATGTTGAAACTAAAAGTTTTAAAAAAAATATTAAAACAGACAAAACTCTCAACTTCAATAAAACCAAAGAAATTTATAATTCACATTCTGAAAAGGAACTAAGAGATTTAGTAAATCTAAGATATAAATATTCAAAAAATTATATAAAAATACTTACAGAAAATACTTTTGAAAATTTGAAGATTAGTAAAGATGAAATTTATAGAACAATTTTTGGAATAGAAATAAACGAAAATGATTATCATAAAAGGCCATTTAGTAAGTTCAAAAAAGATATAATTGATAAACTATTACGCATTGATAAAAATCTTTTAGATTAA